One window of Chamaesiphon minutus PCC 6605 genomic DNA carries:
- a CDS encoding Crp/Fnr family transcriptional regulator, whose product MHSSTPPKNNTRSFSTWHRLLDWAQEHYRYRTFAKDAQIPTRSGLLYLVQRGTIRLNGSAETEPPAYPHQNITPAEFQLQGGDETFLGFVGAGQPFEIVDRSPFTLQAFAHTDNTSIFWMYWHDLENFPSFRREILDSFRYQHQRKLLWLNTLGQRHTIERLLGYLTLLIEEFGEPCKEGYFLPFPLTHAQIASAIGTTRVTVTRLMKELREERKAILIKEDNLICLLSPSQPE is encoded by the coding sequence ATGCATTCATCTACCCCGCCAAAAAATAATACTCGATCGTTTTCAACCTGGCATCGACTGCTAGATTGGGCGCAAGAGCATTATCGCTATCGAACATTTGCCAAAGATGCCCAGATTCCCACTCGCTCTGGTTTATTATACTTAGTCCAAAGGGGCACGATCCGCCTCAATGGTTCGGCAGAAACCGAGCCGCCAGCCTATCCACACCAAAATATTACCCCAGCAGAGTTTCAGCTCCAAGGCGGCGATGAAACTTTTTTGGGTTTTGTCGGCGCGGGACAACCATTTGAAATTGTCGATCGATCGCCATTTACACTCCAGGCTTTTGCCCATACAGACAACACTTCAATTTTCTGGATGTACTGGCACGATCTCGAAAACTTCCCTAGTTTCCGTCGCGAGATTTTAGATTCTTTCCGTTACCAACACCAACGGAAATTATTATGGCTCAACACCCTCGGACAACGCCACACGATCGAGCGATTGCTCGGCTATTTAACCTTACTCATCGAAGAATTTGGCGAACCTTGTAAGGAAGGTTATTTTTTACCGTTCCCGCTCACTCATGCCCAAATTGCCAGTGCCATCGGGACTACCCGCGTCACTGTCACCAGGCTGATGAAAGAATTACGCGAAGAACGCAAAGCCATATTAATCAAAGAAGATAATCTCATCTGTTTGCTTTCTCCATCGCAACCAGAATAA